The sequence CCCAGAGCATTGGAAACTTCCGGAAAGACCCCCAGCTGTACCGGTGTTTTAAGTCTGATTCCCAGAGCCGTAGTAATTCCTCTTGCTCCCCCACCACTAACGATAGTCCGGAAAGTTTTGTTTTCCTGAGGATGAAGAACTTCCCAAACCTTGTAGGCCGGTTCTTCCTGCCATTCTCGTTGGAGAGAATCCACTGCTCTCGCTATTTTTTCAACCACGATATTGATGATGTCTAGAGCTAGCTTCTCAAGAGTCTCTGGAGTTCTTTGTTCCGATGGTAAAAGAGAGCCCAGTCCTTCTTCTGCCAGACCTAGGTCACCATAATCAATCAGCTGCAGGTAACGCATGGCATCTGTAGGGGTCGGATTTGCCCCCCCCAGACAATATGCCGAACCCAGTCGATAGTTTTCCAGCACAACACCTTGATCATTGAGGCGGACAACTGAGTCTCCACCTACCGGAATAGATCGCACGGCAAGTGAGCGGACAAGGGTGGAAAACTCACCGATCCGAGCTCCTTTTGAACTAAGGAGCGGAACCCCTGATAAAGCCAGACCAATATCTGTCGTGGTGCCCCCAATATCAACAATAATCGATGATTCATCAGGCGAGGTTTGAGTTAAGGCTGCCAGGACACTCGCTGCGGGTCCGGAATAAATAGAATCGATGGGTCGGATTTTGGCGAGAGGTAAGCTTCCTCCATCCGCCTTTAAAATGAAAATAGGGGCTTGAATGTTCCGGGCCCTAACCGCAGCTTGCAGTTGTTGAACAAATTGTTGGTAGAGGTCAGAAACACCTAGATTAAGATAAGTCGTTAGACTGCGTCGATAAAAATTTGACTGACCCCACTCATGACCAAGGGCCATTCTTATCAAAGGATTATGTTCTTTAAGATAAGCTGCCAACTGTTCTTCGTGCAGAGAGTTGCGGTGGGAAAACTTCCCCACAATTGCTACGTGGCTGTAATCATCCTCTAAATCGGCTAAGTTTAGTTTCTGCCATTCCTCTTGATCGGGTGACGTGATTTCTCTGCCCCGATAATCCATTTCCCCGCTAAGTTCAGTGTAAGTAACCGGCCAAGGAAGTGCATCAACTTTCATTCCATTCCCAGAGAATAAGAATAATTTAACCGGAGGAATTCTGTTCTGGAGTATAGCGTTGGTAACTAATGTGGTACTTACAGTGATCTGGCTGATCTCTTGTTCG comes from Desulfosporosinus meridiei DSM 13257 and encodes:
- a CDS encoding hydantoinase/oxoprolinase family protein, which translates into the protein MFNRIGIDVGGTYTDAVYITNGQIQHTAKVPTQSENLVETLMNAFDNLKIQDEQEISQITVSTTLVTNAILQNRIPPVKLFLFSGNGMKVDALPWPVTYTELSGEMDYRGREITSPDQEEWQKLNLADLEDDYSHVAIVGKFSHRNSLHEEQLAAYLKEHNPLIRMALGHEWGQSNFYRRSLTTYLNLGVSDLYQQFVQQLQAAVRARNIQAPIFILKADGGSLPLAKIRPIDSIYSGPAASVLAALTQTSPDESSIIVDIGGTTTDIGLALSGVPLLSSKGARIGEFSTLVRSLAVRSIPVGGDSVVRLNDQGVVLENYRLGSAYCLGGANPTPTDAMRYLQLIDYGDLGLAEEGLGSLLPSEQRTPETLEKLALDIINIVVEKIARAVDSLQREWQEEPAYKVWEVLHPQENKTFRTIVSGGGARGITTALGIRLKTPVQLGVFPEVSNALGAALSKPTFDCTLHLDTYMKQYRVEETGEQGKWMGALRPHREVEGFIEALAQQQAADYGIEVQDMEKESFDFFPIVQNYQTVGQIVRGSVHVRPGVIGRVQG